One genomic window of Gossypium hirsutum isolate 1008001.06 chromosome D11, Gossypium_hirsutum_v2.1, whole genome shotgun sequence includes the following:
- the LOC107922856 gene encoding uncharacterized protein isoform X1: MVIIMRDFPSCFGESGVQVADSSSSSAAKAAQNLVTCVYQFQLHGRSCLITVTWTKNMMGQGLGVAIDDSANQCLCKVDMKPWLFSKRKGSKTIDVDSGKIDICWDLSNARFGSSPEPVEGFYLAVAFDQEMVLLLGDLKKEASKKINISSTPLSSDAVFIAKREHIFGKKFYGAKAQFCDKGPIHDVVIECDPFDLKDPCLVIRIDSKTVMQVKRLKWKFRGNHTILVDGLPVEVFWDVHNWLFGNAMGNAVFMFQSCISAEKLWTGDSAFDPSLLTWSSSQKLKDHHQVQGLGFSLILYAWKHE, translated from the coding sequence ATGGTTATTATAATGAGGGACTTTCCTTCTTGTTTTGGTGAAAGCGGTGTTCAAGTAGCTGATTCATCATCTTCAAGTGCAGCTAAAGCTGCTCAAAACTTGGTTACTTGTGTTTATCAGTTTCAATTACACGGTCGTTCGTGTTTAATCACGGTTACATGGACCAAGAATATGATGGGTCAAGGCCTTGGTGTTGCTATTGATGATTCAGCCAATCAATGTTTGTGTAAAGTTGACATGAAGCCCTGGTTGTTCTCTAAGAGAAAAGGATCGAAGACTATAGATGTAGATTCTGgtaaaattgatatatgttgGGACTTGTCTAATGCTAGATTTGGTTCCTCGCCAGAACCAGTTGAAGGGTTTTACCTGGCTGTTGCATTTGACCAGGAAATGGTGCTGCTTCTTGGAGATTTGAAGAAGGAAGCATCCAAGAAGATTAACATTAGCAGTACTCCTCTTAGTTCCGATGCTGTTTTCATTGCAAAAAGAGAGCATATTTTTGGGAAGAAGTTTTATGGTGCCAAGGCTCAGTTTTGTGACAAGGGACCGATTCACGATGTTGTAATCGAGTGCGACCCCTTCGATCTTAAGGATCCATGCCTTGTTATCCGCATTGATAGTAAAACAGTGATGCAGGTGAAGCGGCTCAAGTGGAAGTTCCGCGGCAACCATACCATTTTGGTGGATGGACTTCCGGTGGAAGTGTTCTGGGATGTGCACAACTGGCTATTTGGCAATGCTATGGGCAATGCTGTTTTCATGTTTCAAAGTTGCATCTCTGCAGAGAAGTTGTGGACTGGCGACTCTGCATTTGATCCATCTCTATTGACATGGTCTTCCTCTCAAAAGCTTAAAGATCATCACCAAGTACAGGGTCTTGGCTTTTCATTAATATTGTATGCTTGGAAGCATGAATAG
- the LOC107922856 gene encoding uncharacterized protein isoform X2, with the protein MMGQGLGVAIDDSANQCLCKVDMKPWLFSKRKGSKTIDVDSGKIDICWDLSNARFGSSPEPVEGFYLAVAFDQEMVLLLGDLKKEASKKINISSTPLSSDAVFIAKREHIFGKKFYGAKAQFCDKGPIHDVVIECDPFDLKDPCLVIRIDSKTVMQVKRLKWKFRGNHTILVDGLPVEVFWDVHNWLFGNAMGNAVFMFQSCISAEKLWTGDSAFDPSLLTWSSSQKLKDHHQVQGLGFSLILYAWKHE; encoded by the coding sequence ATGATGGGTCAAGGCCTTGGTGTTGCTATTGATGATTCAGCCAATCAATGTTTGTGTAAAGTTGACATGAAGCCCTGGTTGTTCTCTAAGAGAAAAGGATCGAAGACTATAGATGTAGATTCTGgtaaaattgatatatgttgGGACTTGTCTAATGCTAGATTTGGTTCCTCGCCAGAACCAGTTGAAGGGTTTTACCTGGCTGTTGCATTTGACCAGGAAATGGTGCTGCTTCTTGGAGATTTGAAGAAGGAAGCATCCAAGAAGATTAACATTAGCAGTACTCCTCTTAGTTCCGATGCTGTTTTCATTGCAAAAAGAGAGCATATTTTTGGGAAGAAGTTTTATGGTGCCAAGGCTCAGTTTTGTGACAAGGGACCGATTCACGATGTTGTAATCGAGTGCGACCCCTTCGATCTTAAGGATCCATGCCTTGTTATCCGCATTGATAGTAAAACAGTGATGCAGGTGAAGCGGCTCAAGTGGAAGTTCCGCGGCAACCATACCATTTTGGTGGATGGACTTCCGGTGGAAGTGTTCTGGGATGTGCACAACTGGCTATTTGGCAATGCTATGGGCAATGCTGTTTTCATGTTTCAAAGTTGCATCTCTGCAGAGAAGTTGTGGACTGGCGACTCTGCATTTGATCCATCTCTATTGACATGGTCTTCCTCTCAAAAGCTTAAAGATCATCACCAAGTACAGGGTCTTGGCTTTTCATTAATATTGTATGCTTGGAAGCATGAATAG
- the LOC107923085 gene encoding transcription repressor OFP16: MPNTLAKNLNLCFKKIRSPLTSQPSSSSPLTPDDDSRPLTSSTATASSPLFKNYNSLYDNTFDYSTSKSLTHSSLSFDPDPFPESDSEPDFATVFASQRFFFTFPGSSNSIIESTVPSSIATTPESSDTLLPSSSSPNNDANQSSNHGCGDRPSEEHGHPRTVENSVAVPTFSRNPYMDLRTSMQEMVEARHLIDVKANWEYLHELLLCYLALNPKSTHKFIIGAFADLLVSLMAAQGGGNNNDGKIGDAVACIATKNQQQQIGQKTSSRKLYKLAAILF, from the exons ATGCCAAACACCCTGGCCAAAAATCTCAATCTCTGCTTCAAAAAGATCAGATCCCCATTAACTTCCCAACCTTCCTCTTCCTCGCCGCTAACCCCAGATGATGACAGCCGTCCACTAACCTCATCCACCGCCACCGCTTCATCACCCCTCTTCAAAAACTACAACTCCCTCTATGACAACACCTTCGACTACTCAACCTCCAAATCCTTGACGCACTCCTCTCTCTCCTTTGACCCAGACCCCTTCCCTGAATCCGACTCCGAACCCGACTTCGCCACCGTTTTTGCTTCGCAGCGCTTCTTTTTCACTTTTCCGGGTAGCTCCAACTCCATCATTGAATCAACAGTACCGTCATCAATCGCCACCACTCCCGAGTCATCAGATACCCTATTACCCAGCAGTTCCAGTCCCAACAATGACGCAAATCAATCCTCTAACCACGGTTGCGGTGATCGACCGAGTGAAGAACATGGCCACCCAAGGACCGTTGAAAACAGCGTAGCTGTCCCAACCTTCTCTCGCAACCCGTACATGGATCTCAGGACATCCATGCAGGAAATGGTGGAGGCACGTCACTTAATCGACGTCAAGGCTAACTGGGAATACTTGCATGAGCTTCTCTTGTGTTACCTCGCATTGAATCCCAAAAGTACGCACAAGTTTATTATAGGAGCATTTGCGGATCTTCTTGTTAGCCTAATGGCAGCGCAGGGTGGCGGCAACAACAACGACGGAAAGATCGGTGACG CCGTGGCCTGCATTGCAACAAAGAACCAACAGCAACAAATTGGTCAAAAGACCAGCAGCCGCAAATTGTACAAGTTAGCTGCTATACTGTTTTGA
- the LOC121223756 gene encoding late embryogenesis abundant protein D-34-like — MSQEQPQRPGASQEPIKYGDVFNVTGELASKPIGPKDAAAMQSAENKILGETPKGGAAAVMQSAAIANERAGVVSHNQADVAGDQGVAVIKSDADGDVMITEAVAGQIVGQYRQPDVSAVTTPAMLVDPGSITIGEALEAAAISAADKPIDQSDAAAIQAAEMRATGSSEITPGGIASEAQSAATRNARTQRFEDQATLSDVLSDATAMLPKDKAVTREDAERVVAAEVRNNPGMSTTPGGVGAAMAAAAKRNQNSTI, encoded by the exons ATGAGCCAGGAACAACCACAAAGGCCTGGGGCTAGTCAGGAACCCATCAAGTACGGTGATGTCTTTAACGTCACCGGTGAACTGGCTTCAAAACCTATTGGACCAAAAGATGCCGCCGCCATGCAGTCAGCTGAGAACAAGATCCTAGGAGAAACACCAAAAGGTGGTGCAGCAGCTGTCATGCAATCTGCAGCCATCGCCAATGAAAGAGCAGGCGTCGTTAGTCACAACCAAGCTGACGTTGCTGGAGACCAAGGCGTCGCCGTCATTAAGTCTGACGCAGATGGCGATGTTATGATCACAGAAGCCGTTGCTGGACAG ATTGTGGGGCAATACAGGCAACCAGATGTTTCAGCGGTGACAACTCCAGCAATGTtggttgatccaggatcaattacgATTGGAGAGGCTTTAGAGGCGGCGGCCATCTCTGCTGCAGATAAACCGATTGATCAGAGCGATGCGGCTGCAATTCAAGCTGCTGAAATGAGAGCCACTGGCAGCAGCGAGATAACTCCGGGCGGTATTGCATCCGAAGCTCAGTCTGCAGCCACTCGGAATGCTCGAACCCAGCGGTTTGAAGATCAAGCCACTCTCTCGGACGTTTTATCG GATGCTACTGCGATGCTGCCTAAGGATAAAGCAGTGACTCGTGAAGATGCTGAAAGGGTTGTAGCTGCTGAGGTGAGAAATAATCCTGGCATGAGTACTACGCCTGGGGGAGTGGGTGCTGCCATGGCTGCAGCTGCTAAGCGTAATCAAAATTCAACAATCTAG
- the LOC107923656 gene encoding late embryogenesis abundant protein 3, whose protein sequence is MSQGQPPKPHMDKYFDLEPITIGEVLETAAVSVGDAPIESSDADAIQAAERRASCGDEGESGGLGDTAQAAASFNATAAQNVHKINISDVLTNAASKLPHDKAVTCEDAEAVKGAELRGRLETVVRPGGVADTMSKAYKVNLQD, encoded by the exons atgagcCAGGGACAGCCACCCAAGCCTCATATGGACAAATACTTCGACCTGGAACCCATCACTATCGGAGAAGTTCTAGAGACAGCAGCCGTATCGGTCGGCGATGCACCCATTGAATCAAGCGATGCAGATGCAATACAAGCCGCAGAAAGGAGAGCCTCTTGCGGTGACGAAGGGGAAAGCGGTGGGTTAGGCGACACCGCACAAGCTGCGGCCAGTTTCAATGCCACTGCTGCCCAAAACGTCCATAAGATTAACATTTCAGATGTATTAACG AATGCTGCTTCCAAGTTGCCTCATGATAAAGCTGTGACATGTGAAGATGCTGAAGCGGTGAAAGGTGCAGAGCTGAGAGGCAGACTAGAAACCGTTGTCAGGCCCGGTGGAGTAGCGGATACGATGTCAAAAGCCTATAAGGTGAACCTGCAGGATTAG